A single region of the Halostella litorea genome encodes:
- a CDS encoding DUF6610 family protein: MALSARPTSSIATEITAARQADHLAFLHRVPFALDAFRLGFLTGFREDCTYQQQQYTDLDLPVGMLDNDFRNPDLDRYIERFFEYEPEVGVIGDAYDVDEVDEYVAAACEIQGSYPDADPVIVPKCQAAIHAVPDDLVVGYSRGYADRLAHEFSDPADWRGRRVHILGGSPPKQLDVIEQLTRPTLTGDPPADIVGLDWNGLHRGAQFGEFWTSDGWDDSGRDAEHMTVRKTVRHGLAQIREFWQAHGVWPESTPQEDGLELEYHGPSPTHLDGAACTECEANVWMTRRSPYIAEYDTGEICGYCSYDCYFAHRHRNNLEELAGEQSVYLPPA; this comes from the coding sequence ATGGCGCTCTCAGCACGTCCGACCAGCAGCATCGCGACTGAAATTACAGCCGCTCGGCAGGCTGACCACCTGGCGTTCCTCCACCGGGTTCCATTTGCGCTTGACGCATTCCGGCTCGGCTTTCTCACGGGCTTTCGCGAGGACTGTACCTACCAACAACAGCAGTACACAGACCTGGACCTACCGGTCGGGATGCTCGACAACGATTTTCGAAATCCCGACCTCGATCGGTATATCGAGCGCTTCTTCGAATACGAACCGGAGGTCGGTGTGATTGGCGACGCCTACGACGTCGACGAGGTCGACGAATACGTTGCTGCTGCCTGCGAGATCCAGGGAAGTTACCCGGACGCAGACCCCGTGATCGTCCCGAAGTGCCAGGCAGCGATCCACGCTGTCCCCGATGACCTCGTCGTCGGGTACTCCCGGGGATACGCTGATCGACTCGCTCACGAGTTCTCTGATCCTGCTGATTGGCGCGGGCGGCGCGTCCATATTCTCGGTGGCAGTCCACCCAAGCAACTCGATGTGATCGAGCAGCTCACCCGACCGACGCTGACGGGTGACCCACCTGCCGACATCGTCGGCCTCGACTGGAACGGGCTGCATCGTGGGGCGCAGTTCGGCGAGTTCTGGACGTCGGACGGCTGGGACGACAGCGGTCGCGACGCCGAGCACATGACAGTTCGGAAGACCGTTCGCCATGGCCTTGCCCAGATTCGCGAGTTCTGGCAGGCACACGGCGTCTGGCCCGAGTCGACGCCCCAAGAGGATGGACTTGAACTCGAGTATCATGGCCCGTCACCGACCCATCTCGATGGTGCTGCATGTACTGAATGTGAGGCGAACGTCTGGATGACCCGGCGCAGCCCCTACATCGCTGAGTACGACACGGGCGAGATCTGTGGCTACTGCAGCTATGATTGCTACTTCGCACATCGTCATCGGAACAATCTCGAGGAGCTCGCCGGCGAGCAGAGCGTGTACCTCCCGCCCGCATGA